In one window of Camelina sativa cultivar DH55 chromosome 15, Cs, whole genome shotgun sequence DNA:
- the LOC104746394 gene encoding uncharacterized protein LOC104746394 isoform X3 gives MSSSRELQYLEYTYRNNRPTTGLLNSIFMTTVNTAARSLVSVASTASTPEVPSRRWSASDHLSFASGLLTAAAENALVPVKAPSSSSTSSTALVKYSGSSDLGMMICDGVDEPSVNSLGRALCHALALMNEIPVTSRKYQFALGMAEKIMEDNAQSGHVDLLDVNRAALASSFARTTARLQDCLKRSRTADEPFGGLPLRLVSALPLGDYVASYVRGLSACINTVRSLADMTGSLLSQNRRRESAVVRAGGSQENEAELAVEKLAEELLWMTEKLRRYGAVAEGIKRWSYASGLASLSLTAAPRVQGLMVKISALLIGELARDNTQVPGQVTFRLLANWLPLFSHARNGLAFPVLTGYERVEVERAIDKAISTLPALDQEILLTNWLQDFSVSASEWPNLQPAYDRWCHSTRQLFM, from the exons ATGTCGTCGTCGAGGGAGCTACAATACTTGGAGTACACATACAGGAACAACCGTCCCACGACGGGTCTCCTCAACTCTATCTTCATGACCACCGTCAACACCGCCGCTCGTTCCCTCGTCTCCGTAGCATCCACCGCCTCCACACCGGAGGTTCCTTCTAGGCGGTGGTCGGCTTCGGACCACCTCAG TTTCGCTTCGGGTCTTCTTACCGCGGCGGCGGAGAACGCGTTGGTCCCAGTTAAGGCTCCCTCCTCGTCGTCCACATCATCAACGGCGCTGGTGAAGTATTCAGGGTCGTCGGATCTGGGTATGATGATTTGCGACGGCGTTGATGAACCTTCCGTTAACTCTCTCGGTAGAGCACTTTGTCAC GCACTAGCACTCATGAACGAGATACCAGTAACCTCAAGAAAATACCAATTTGCCTTGGGAATGGCTGAGAAGATCATGGAAGACAACGCCCAGAGCGGCCACGTGGATTTACTGGACGTCAATAGAGCGGCTCTTGCGTCCTCATTTGCACGCACCACTGCGAGATTGCAGGACTGCTTGAAACGCTCTCGAACCGCAGACGAACCCTTCGGTGGTTTGCCACTGCGTCTGGTCAGCGCCCTCCCTCTGGGTGACTACGTCGCCTCCTACGTGAGAGGGTTAAGCGCATGTATCAATACGGTTAGGTCCTTGGCGGACATGACTGGGAGCTTGTTATCGCAGAATAGGAGGAGAGAGTCTGCGGTGGTGAGGGCGGGCGGTTCCCAAGAAAATGAGGCTGAACTAGCGGTCGAGAAGCTTGCGGAGGAGCTTCTGTGGATGACAGAGAAGCTTAGGCGTTACGGTGCGGTGGCGGAAGGGATTAAGCGGTGGAGCTACGCTTCCGGTTTAGCTTCCTTGTCTCTCACGGCTGCTCCCAGGGTCCAAGGCCTCATGGTTAAGATTTCAG CGCTCTTAATTGGAGAGTTAGCAAGAGACAACACACAAGTTCCGGGACAAGTGACGTTCAGGCTCCTTGCAAACTGGTTACCACTGTTTAGTCACGCAAGAAACGGGCTAGCATTTCCCGTGCTGACGGGTTATGAGAGAGTTGAGGTGGAACGAGCTATAGACAAAGCCATCTCGACTTTACCTGCATTGGACCAAGAAATCCTACTCACAAACTGGCTCCAAGATTTCTCAGTCTCGGCCTCTGAGTGGCCCAATCTCCAGCCAGCATATGACCGTTGGTGCCACTCCACTCGCCAGCTTTTCATGTAG
- the LOC104746394 gene encoding uncharacterized protein LOC104746394 isoform X2 → MSSSRELQYLEYTYRNNRPTTGLLNSIFMTTVNTAARSLVSVASTASTPEVPSRRWSASDHLSFASGLLTAAAENALVPVKAPSSSSTSSTALVKYSGSSDLGMMICDGVDEPSVNSLGRALCHALALMNEIPVTSRKYQFALGMAEKIMEDNAQSGHVDLLDVNRAALASSFARTTARLQDCLKRSRTADEPFGGLPLRLVSALPLGDYVASYVRGLSACINTVRSLADMTGSLLSQNRRRESAVVRAGGSQENEAELAVEKLAEELLWMTEKLRRYGAVAEGIKRWSYASGLASLSLTAAPRVQGLMVKISALLIGELARDNTQVPGQVTFRLLANWLPLFSHARNGLAFPVLTGYERVEVERAIDKAISTLPALDQEILLTNWLQDFSVSASEWPNLQPAYDRWCHSTRQLFM, encoded by the exons ATGTCGTCGTCGAGGGAGCTACAATACTTGGAGTACACATACAGGAACAACCGTCCCACGACGGGTCTCCTCAACTCTATCTTCATGACCACCGTCAACACCGCCGCTCGTTCCCTCGTCTCCGTCGCATCCACCGCCTCCACACCGGAGGTTCCTTCTAGGCGGTGGTCGGCTTCGGACCACCTCAG TTTCGCTTCGGGTCTTCTTACCGCGGCGGCGGAGAACGCGTTGGTCCCAGTTAAGGCTCCCTCCTCGTCGTCCACATCATCAACGGCGCTGGTGAAGTATTCAGGGTCGTCGGATCTGGGTATGATGATTTGCGACGGCGTTGATGAACCTTCCGTTAACTCTCTCGGTAGAGCACTTTGTCAC GCACTAGCACTCATGAACGAGATACCAGTAACCTCAAGAAAATACCAATTTGCCTTGGGAATGGCTGAGAAGATCATGGAAGACAACGCCCAGAGCGGCCACGTGGATTTACTGGACGTCAATAGAGCGGCTCTTGCGTCCTCATTTGCACGCACCACTGCGAGATTGCAGGACTGCTTGAAACGCTCTCGAACCGCAGACGAACCCTTCGGTGGTTTGCCACTGCGTCTGGTCAGCGCCCTCCCTCTGGGTGACTACGTCGCCTCCTACGTGAGAGGGTTAAGCGCATGTATCAATACGGTTAGGTCCTTGGCGGACATGACTGGGAGCTTGTTATCGCAGAATAGGAGGAGAGAGTCTGCGGTGGTGAGGGCGGGCGGTTCCCAAGAAAATGAGGCTGAACTAGCGGTCGAGAAGCTTGCGGAGGAGCTTCTGTGGATGACAGAGAAGCTTAGGCGTTACGGTGCGGTGGCGGAAGGGATTAAGCGGTGGAGCTACGCTTCCGGTTTAGCTTCCTTGTCTCTCACGGCTGCTCCCAGGGTCCAAGGCCTCATGGTTAAGATTTCAG CGCTCTTAATTGGAGAGTTAGCAAGAGACAACACACAAGTTCCGGGACAAGTGACGTTCAGGCTCCTTGCAAACTGGTTACCACTGTTTAGTCACGCAAGAAACGGGCTAGCATTTCCCGTGCTGACGGGTTATGAGAGAGTTGAGGTGGAACGAGCTATAGACAAAGCCATCTCGACTTTACCTGCATTGGACCAAGAAATCCTACTCACAAACTGGCTCCAAGATTTCTCAGTCTCGGCCTCTGAGTGGCCCAATCTCCAGCCAGCATATGACCGTTGGTGCCACTCCACTCGCCAGCTTTTCATGTAG
- the LOC104746394 gene encoding uncharacterized protein LOC104746394 isoform X1 translates to MSSSRELQYLEYTYRNNRPTTGLLNSIFMTTVNTAARSLVSVASTASTPEVPSRRWSASDHLRFMSMMMTWLTLWVLRVFLDYFPLPLISSSSSSSAYSYSYPPFSFASGLLTAAAENALVPVKAPSSSSTSSTALVKYSGSSDLGMMICDGVDEPSVNSLGRALCHALALMNEIPVTSRKYQFALGMAEKIMEDNAQSGHVDLLDVNRAALASSFARTTARLQDCLKRSRTADEPFGGLPLRLVSALPLGDYVASYVRGLSACINTVRSLADMTGSLLSQNRRRESAVVRAGGSQENEAELAVEKLAEELLWMTEKLRRYGAVAEGIKRWSYASGLASLSLTAAPRVQGLMVKISALLIGELARDNTQVPGQVTFRLLANWLPLFSHARNGLAFPVLTGYERVEVERAIDKAISTLPALDQEILLTNWLQDFSVSASEWPNLQPAYDRWCHSTRQLFM, encoded by the exons ATGTCGTCGTCGAGGGAGCTACAATACTTGGAGTACACATACAGGAACAACCGTCCCACGACGGGTCTCCTCAACTCTATCTTCATGACCACCGTCAACACCGCCGCTCGTTCCCTCGTCTCCGTCGCATCCACCGCCTCCACACCGGAGGTTCCTTCTAGGCGGTGGTCGGCTTCGGACCACCTCAGGTTCATGTCTATGATGATGACGTGGCTCACCCTTTGGGTTCTTAGGGTTTTCTTGGACtattttcctcttcctctcatctcttcttcttcatcttcttctgcttattcttattcttatcCTCCCTTTAGTTTCGCTTCGGGTCTTCTTACCGCGGCGGCGGAGAACGCGTTGGTCCCAGTTAAGGCTCCCTCCTCGTCGTCCACATCATCAACGGCGCTGGTGAAGTATTCAGGGTCGTCGGATCTGGGTATGATGATTTGCGACGGCGTTGATGAACCTTCCGTTAACTCTCTCGGTAGAGCACTTTGTCAC GCACTAGCACTCATGAACGAGATACCAGTAACCTCAAGAAAATACCAATTTGCCTTGGGAATGGCTGAGAAGATCATGGAAGACAACGCCCAGAGCGGCCACGTGGATTTACTGGACGTCAATAGAGCGGCTCTTGCGTCCTCATTTGCACGCACCACTGCGAGATTGCAGGACTGCTTGAAACGCTCTCGAACCGCAGACGAACCCTTCGGTGGTTTGCCACTGCGTCTGGTCAGCGCCCTCCCTCTGGGTGACTACGTCGCCTCCTACGTGAGAGGGTTAAGCGCATGTATCAATACGGTTAGGTCCTTGGCGGACATGACTGGGAGCTTGTTATCGCAGAATAGGAGGAGAGAGTCTGCGGTGGTGAGGGCGGGCGGTTCCCAAGAAAATGAGGCTGAACTAGCGGTCGAGAAGCTTGCGGAGGAGCTTCTGTGGATGACAGAGAAGCTTAGGCGTTACGGTGCGGTGGCGGAAGGGATTAAGCGGTGGAGCTACGCTTCCGGTTTAGCTTCCTTGTCTCTCACGGCTGCTCCCAGGGTCCAAGGCCTCATGGTTAAGATTTCAG CGCTCTTAATTGGAGAGTTAGCAAGAGACAACACACAAGTTCCGGGACAAGTGACGTTCAGGCTCCTTGCAAACTGGTTACCACTGTTTAGTCACGCAAGAAACGGGCTAGCATTTCCCGTGCTGACGGGTTATGAGAGAGTTGAGGTGGAACGAGCTATAGACAAAGCCATCTCGACTTTACCTGCATTGGACCAAGAAATCCTACTCACAAACTGGCTCCAAGATTTCTCAGTCTCGGCCTCTGAGTGGCCCAATCTCCAGCCAGCATATGACCGTTGGTGCCACTCCACTCGCCAGCTTTTCATGTAG